A single region of the Triticum dicoccoides isolate Atlit2015 ecotype Zavitan chromosome 2B, WEW_v2.0, whole genome shotgun sequence genome encodes:
- the LOC119362103 gene encoding disease resistance protein RGA2-like — translation MACWGTWSASSNLGLNIEDLRMELLLVKATLQQAARKEICGTAMEELLQRLLDSAHNAEDLLDELDYFRIHDELYHTYNAADQHGKGCICNLALNARHTAKALAKQLLSLSAYCFGANTGGDHRQGVARQHVSCCAWPGGRQRLPGDSSSPPNANQTGQELSGCMPKLSKLLPCSSSPHPHVHGDEVGANAQETPMHEFNRVDFSQRMKGTVEQLKLMRNEVTKILQGCGPRTIPDIAQSRPITKGRIDEPKLYGRETVMNSIIHDITKGQYCTKGLTVLPVVVGPGGMGKTTLIQHIYRNQQVQNHFPVRIWMCVSFNFNLDKVLEQIEVGTRPVESEKEGSTIEELIEERLKSKRFLLVLDDIWQISDVGDWEKLLSILNQSQEKGSMVLVTTRFRAIAQVVKTTGHSIELDGLNSGEFRKLFLTFVFGDEQCPRDKHFLLETGDKIMEKLKGSPLAARTVGRLLSKDHSLGHWKRVLNSKEWEKQTNGIMSALRLSYDFLPFHLQQCFSYSALVPEDIYLRSYDLISLWIGLDILIPSDQNQTFEDIGLSNLNELVNYGFFKEEETDGGQRYVMHDLLHDLAMKVASHDCLCLCLPNVGSVVIQPPSHHLSISTHDLGEYDAVSGEKLRSELEELKTKLKVEHLHTLMLFGKVNGSFAKIFGDFLREANALRVLYLLDMMYPIESMLHNFSRLVHLRCLCLGTCDREMHLPLNISKFYHLRVLDLEPWCGSSDLPRDMSNLAKLCHIHARSDGELHSDIYNVGKLKLLEELKVFRVNKESEGFEPKQLEHLSKLRELGIYNLEKIDTVEEAAQAKLIEKKYLKRLTLSWDSERSSVEASVEAAVLESLQPHGDLEVLCIRGHGGLSSSTWLAEEFAVEGLQSLYLDGVSWGVFPSLGKAWDLHELRLENMARPKDFIIEKSFCRLTQLTLIGLGSFEKWLYPAEQESSLGEPDAHMFPLLQVLVIRECPKLLGLPFSNHIVSPDWFPKLQELEVRNCPEFLPLIPISWIESKRFITVKCVKMLREFAYSKSYNGVQLKIIGEADLHSIDQVLVFDKELTLLECPPLELKHLLMLTSLRTLIVQNSVGLVGPLRRGQGDVAWQLPVEDISMQNLNGNSGEELTELLPHLPKLSKLDIWKCKNIKKLVVGVDVQQTTQEASEMGGGEITAAEEEEDDGVLLFPAHLCDSLRELELSHCSPTLVPGGGGLQALRSLHRLTIRWSPKFLSTSFSRHHFPSSLQFLYLAGVEGMGILEPLSNLSSLTRLVLKHCGEDLKCQGLWSLLTTGGQLNELVVRGSPRFFADWDPNPRRALGDAEGGEEQQTQLVSSTLQELEIDDILGLLTAPICSFLSSSLTKLELHGDGPEGMERFSKEQEDALQLLSSLQQLVFCNFRDLQQLPAVLRNLTSLKKLFINGCPTVSSLPNDGLPESLQELYVGYNCSQELKQQCRGLKGAIPKVYADSEDNDLEFLHAVLKSCLPFCT, via the exons ATGGCTTGCTGGGGGACTTGGTCAGCCAGCAGCAACCTTGGCCTCAACATTGAGGACCTCAGGATGGAACTGTTGCTCGTCAAGGCCACGCTCCAACAAGCTGCCCGCAAGGAGATATGCGGTACGGCCATGGAGGAGCTGCTGCAGAGGCTGCTGGACTCGGCACACAACGCCGAGGACTTGCTGGACGAGCTGGACTACTTCCGCATCCACGACGAGCTATATCATACATACAATGCTGCTGACCAGCACGGCAAGGGTTGCATCTGCAACCTCGCCCTCAATGCTCGACACACCGCCAAAGCTCTTGCCAAACAGCTGTTATCCTTGTCCGCGTACTGCTTTGGTGCCAACACTGGTGGTGATCACCGGCAGGGAGTTGCAAGACAACATGTCAGTTGTTGTGCTTGGCCGGGTGGCAGGCAGAGACTACCTGGCGATTCCTCCTCGCCGCCAAACGCCAATCAGACTGGTCAGGAGCTCAGTGGATGCATGCCAAAGCTTAGTAAACTCCTCCCTTGCTCATCTTCCCCGCATCCACATGTTCATGGTGATGAAGTTGGTGCCAATGCGCAAGAAACACCAATGCATGAGTTTAATAGGGTCGATTTCTCTCAAAGGATGAAGGGCACAGTAGAGCAACTAAAGCTTATGCGCAATGAGGTTACCAAGATTCTGCAAGGTTGTGGCCCTAGAACCATCCCAGACATTGCCCAGAGCCGTCCCATCACCAAAGGTCGAATTGATGAGCCAAAACTGTACGGGAGGGAGACTGTCATGAATAGCATCATACATGATATCACCAAGGGTCAATACTGTACCAAGGGTCTTACTGTGCTTCCGGTTGTTGTTGGTCCTGGGGGAATGGGAAAGACAACTCTGATACAACACATATATCGCAACCAACAGGTGCAGAATCATTTTCCAGTCAGGATTTGGATGTGTGTGTCATTCAATTTCAATCTGGATAAGGTGCTAGAACAGATTGAAGTAGGTACTCGTCCAGTTGAAAGTGAAAAGGAGGGCAGTACAATTGAAGAGTTGATTGAAGAAAGATTGAAATCTAAAAGGTTCTTACTTGTATTGGATGATATATGGCAGATTAGTGATGTGGGTGACTGGGAAAAACTCCTGTCGATACTCAACCAATCACAAGAAAAGGGTTCCATGGTTCTAGTCACAACTCGGTTTCGAGCAATAGCACAGGTGGTTAAAACAACTGGCCATTCAATAGAACTGGATGGTTTAAATTCTGGAGAGTTTAGAAAGTTGTTTCTCACATTTGTCTTTGGCGATGAGCAATGTCCAAGGGACAAACATTTTCTGCTTGAGACCGGAGATAAAATAATGGAAAAACTAAAGGGCTCCCCTCTTGCAGCAAGGACTGTTGGTAGATTGCTAAGTAAAGACCATAGTTTGGGGCATTGGAAAAGGGTCCTAAACAGTAAAGAATGGGAAAAGCAAACCAATGGAATTATGTCTGCCTTGAGGCTTAGCTATGACTTTCTCCCTTTCCATCTGCAGCAATGTTTTTCCTATTCTGCATTAGTTCCTGAAGATATATATCTCAGAAGCTATGATCTCATCAGCCTGTGGATCGGACTAGATATTTTGATACCTAGTGATCAAAATCAAACATTTGAAGATATAGGTTTGAGCAATTTAAATGAGTTAGTCAATTATGGATTTTTCAAGGAAGAAGAAACTGATGGTGGTCAGCGGTATGTTATGCATGACCTACTACATGATTTGGCAATGAAGGTTGCATCGCATGATTGTCTTTGCTTATGTCTCCCTAATGTTGGATCAGTGGTAATTCAGCCACCCAGCCATCACTTGTCTATCAGCACACATGACTTAGGCGAATATGATGCAGTGTCAGGTGAAAAATTAAGAAGTGAATTGGAAGAACTGAAGACAAAATTGAAGGTTGAACATTTGCACACATTGATGTTATTTGGTAAAGTGAATGGAAGTTTTGCAAAGATATTTGGTGATTTTCTTCGGGAAGCAAATGCTCTTCGTGTTCTTTATTTGCTTGACATGATGTATCCCATTGAGTCCATGTTACATAACTTTTCAAGACTTGTCCACCTACGATGCCTATGTCTAGGGACATGTGACAGAGAGATGCATTTACCACTCAACATCTCTAAATTTTATCATTTAAGGGTTCTAGATCTTGAGCCATGGTGTGGGAGTTCTGATTTGCCCAGAGACATGAGCAATCTTGCAAAACTGTGCCATATTCATGCCCGAAGTGATGGTGAGCTTCATTCAGATATTTATAATGTGGGAAAACTTAAACTCTTAGAAGAGTTGAAGGTATTTCGAGTCAATAAAGAAAGTGAAGGATTTGAACCAAAGCAACTAGAGCATTTAAGCAAGCTAAGGGAGCTTGGCATCTACAACCTTGAGAAGATAGATACTGTAGAAGAAGCAGCTCAAGCAAAACTGATTGAGAAAAAATACTTGAAGAGGTTAACATTGAGCTGGGATAGTGAGCGGTCTAGTGTTGAGGCTAGTGTTGAAGCAGCGGTTCTTGAGAGCCTTCAACCTCATGGAGATCTTGAAGTGTTGTGTATTAGAGGACATGgaggtctttcttcttcaacatGGCTGGCAGAGGAGTTCGCTGTTGAAGGTCTGCAATCTCTTTATCTGGATGGTGTTTCTTGGGGAGTTTTCCCTTCTTTAGGGAAGGCGTGGGATCTTCATGAATTAAGGTTGGAGAATATGGCCAGACCGAAGGATTTTATCATAGAGAAAAGCTTTTGCAGGCTAACACAGCTTACACTCATTGGCCTAGGAAGTTTTGAAAAATGGCTTTACCCAGCTGAACAAGAGTCTTCCCTGGGTGAACCAGATGCTCATATGTTCCCTCTTTTGCAAGTTCTGGTTATTAGAGAGTGCCCGAAACTCTTGGGGTTGCCTTTCTCAAACCACATTGTTTCCCCAGATTGGTtccccaagctacaagagcttgagGTACGCAACTGTCCCGAATTCTTGCCATTGATTCCCATCTCCTGGATCGAAAGTAAGCGTTTTATTACTGTGAAATGTGTAAAGATGCTAAGGGAGTTTGCATACTCAAAATCATACAATGGAGTACAATTGAAGATTATTGGAGAGGCCGATTTGCATAGCATAGACCAAGTGTTAGTTTTTGATAAAGAACTAACACTTCTGGAGTGCCCACCTCTGGAGTTGAAGCACCTTCTGATGCTAACCTCGCTGAGGACATTGATTGTACAAAATTCAGTTGGACTAGTTGGACCACTACGAAGAGGTCAGGGTGATGTGGCATGGCAGCTCCCTGTTGAGGATATCTCTATGCAGAACTTAAATGGTAATAGTGGAGAGGAACTGACAGAGCTCCTCCCCCACCTCCCAAAGCTCTCCAAATTGGATATATGGAAGTGTAAAAATATAAAAAAGCTGGTAGTGGGGGTGGACGTGCAACAAACAACACAAGAAGCATCAGAGATGGGGGGAGGTGAAATaacagcagcagaagaagaagaggatgatggggTGCTGCTCTTCCCAGCTCATCTTTGTGACTCACTACGGGAATTGGAGTTGAGTCACTGCTCACCAACTCTTGTTCCTGGTGGAGGAGGACTCCAAGCTTTGCGATCCCTCCATAGATTAACAATACGGTGGTCCCCAAAGTTTCTATCCACCTCCTTTTCCCGTCACCATTTTCCTTCCTCCCTACAGTTCCTGTACCTTGCAGGTGTGGAAGGCATGGGGATACTGGAGCCCCTCTCAAACCTGTCCTCTCTCACCAGATTAGTATTGAAACATTGTGGAGAGGATCTGAAATGTCAGGGCTTGTGGTCTCTCCTTACCACCGGGGGCCAGCTCAACGAATTAGTGGTCAGGGGTAGCCCTAGATTCTTTGCTGATTGGGATCCCAATCCCAGACGGGCTTTGGGGGATGCTGAGGGAGGTGAAGAGCAACAGACACAACTTGTTTCGTCCACACTGCAGGAGCTCGAGATTGATGACATCTTGGGACTACTTACTGCACCCATCTGCAGcttcctctcttcctccctcaCCAAGCTGGAACTTCATGGGGATGGGCCTGAAGGGATGGAGCGCTTCAGCAAGGAGCAAGAGGACGCCCTTCAGCTCCTCTCCTCCCTCCAGCAACTCGTGTTTTGCAATTTCAGGGACCTTCAACAACTCCCTGCAGTGCTGCGTAACCTTACCAGCCTCAAGAAATTATTTATCAACGGCTGCCCAACAGTCTCGTCGTTGCCCAACGATGGCCTCCCTGAATCACTGCAAGAGCTATATGTCGGATACAACTGCAGCCAGGAGCTAAAACAGCAGTGCAGGGGGTTGAAGGGAGCCATCCCCAAAGTATATGCTGATTCCGAG GATAATGACTTGGAGTTCCTTCATGCAGTACTTAAATCTTGTCTTCCTTTCTGTACTTAA